From Myotis daubentonii chromosome 15, mMyoDau2.1, whole genome shotgun sequence, one genomic window encodes:
- the SIRT2 gene encoding NAD-dependent protein deacetylase sirtuin-2 isoform X2 has product MAEPDLDFLRNLFSQTLGLGTQKERLLDNLTLEGVAHYMLSERCRRVICLVGAGISTSAGIPDFRSPSTGLYANLQKYHLPYPEAIFEIGYFKKHPEPFFALAKELYPGQFKPTLCHYFIRLLKEKGLLRRCYTQNIDTLERVAGLEPEDLVEAHGTFYTSHCISPLCRKEYTLSWMKEKIFSEVTPKCENCQSVVKPDIVFFGENLPARFFSCIQSDFLNVDLLIIMGTSLQVQPFASLISKAPLSTPRLLINKEKTGQTDPFLGMMMGLGGGMDFDSKKAYRDVAWLGDCDQGCLALADLLGWKKELEDLVRKEHASIDAQSGLGSPNPTTSASPRKSPPAPKEEARTTEGEKPQ; this is encoded by the exons ATGGCCGAGCCGGACC TGGACTTCCTGCGAAATTTATTCTCCCAGACGTTGGGCCTGGGCACCCAGAAGGAGCGTTTGCTGGACAACCTAACCCTGGAAGGGGTGGCCCACTACATGCTGAGTGAGCGCT GTCGCAGGGTCATCTGTTTGGTGGGAGCTGGAATCTCCACGT ccgcGGGCATCCCTGACTTCCGCTCCCCATCCACCGGCCTCTATGCCAACCTGCAGAAGTACCATCTTCCCTATCCAGAGGCCATCTTTGAGATTGGCTACTTCAAG AAACATCCAGAGCCCTTCTTTGCCCTCGCCAAGGAACTCTATCCTGGGCAATTCAAG CCGACCCTGTGTCACTACTTCATCCGCCTGTTGAAGGAGAAAGGGCTGCTCCGGCGCTGCTATACTCAG aaCATAGACACCCTGGAGCGAGTGGCAGGGCTGGAGCCTGAGGACTTAGTGGAGGCCCATGGCACCTTCTACACGTCGCACTGCATCAGCCCCCTCTGCCGGAAGGAGTATACACTCAGCTGGATGAAAG AGAAGATCTTCTCCGAGGTGACTCCCAAGTGTGAGAACTGTCAGAGCGTGGTGAAGCCTG ATATCGTGTTCTTTGGTGAGAACCTCCCAGCGCGTTTCTTCTCCTGCATTCAGTCA GACTTCCTGAACGTGGACCTGCTCATCATCATGGGCACCTCCCTGCAGGTGCAGCCCTTTGCATCCCTCATCAGCAA GGCACCCCTCTCTACCCCACGCCTGCTCATCAACAAGGAAAAAACTGGTCAG ACTGACCCCTTCCTGGGAATGATGATGGGCCTTGGGGGAGGCATGGACTTTGACTCCAAGAAGGCCTACAG GGATGTGGCCTGGCTGGGTGACTGTGACCAGGGCTGCCTGGCTCTTGCTGACCTCCTCGGATGGAAG AAGGAGCTAGAAGACCTTGTCCGGAAGGAGCATGCCAGCATTGACGCTCAGTCAGGGTTGGGGAGCCCCAACCCCACCACTTCAGCTTCCCCCAGGAagtccccacctgcccccaaggAGGAGGCCAGGACCACGGAGGGGGAGAAACCCCAGTGA
- the SIRT2 gene encoding NAD-dependent protein deacetylase sirtuin-2 isoform X3, with protein sequence MDFLRNLFSQTLGLGTQKERLLDNLTLEGVAHYMLSERCRRVICLVGAGISTSAGIPDFRSPSTGLYANLQKYHLPYPEAIFEIGYFKKHPEPFFALAKELYPGQFKPTLCHYFIRLLKEKGLLRRCYTQNIDTLERVAGLEPEDLVEAHGTFYTSHCISPLCRKEYTLSWMKEKIFSEVTPKCENCQSVVKPDIVFFGENLPARFFSCIQSDFLNVDLLIIMGTSLQVQPFASLISKAPLSTPRLLINKEKTGQTDPFLGMMMGLGGGMDFDSKKAYRDVAWLGDCDQGCLALADLLGWKKELEDLVRKEHASIDAQSGLGSPNPTTSASPRKSPPAPKEEARTTEGEKPQ encoded by the exons A TGGACTTCCTGCGAAATTTATTCTCCCAGACGTTGGGCCTGGGCACCCAGAAGGAGCGTTTGCTGGACAACCTAACCCTGGAAGGGGTGGCCCACTACATGCTGAGTGAGCGCT GTCGCAGGGTCATCTGTTTGGTGGGAGCTGGAATCTCCACGT ccgcGGGCATCCCTGACTTCCGCTCCCCATCCACCGGCCTCTATGCCAACCTGCAGAAGTACCATCTTCCCTATCCAGAGGCCATCTTTGAGATTGGCTACTTCAAG AAACATCCAGAGCCCTTCTTTGCCCTCGCCAAGGAACTCTATCCTGGGCAATTCAAG CCGACCCTGTGTCACTACTTCATCCGCCTGTTGAAGGAGAAAGGGCTGCTCCGGCGCTGCTATACTCAG aaCATAGACACCCTGGAGCGAGTGGCAGGGCTGGAGCCTGAGGACTTAGTGGAGGCCCATGGCACCTTCTACACGTCGCACTGCATCAGCCCCCTCTGCCGGAAGGAGTATACACTCAGCTGGATGAAAG AGAAGATCTTCTCCGAGGTGACTCCCAAGTGTGAGAACTGTCAGAGCGTGGTGAAGCCTG ATATCGTGTTCTTTGGTGAGAACCTCCCAGCGCGTTTCTTCTCCTGCATTCAGTCA GACTTCCTGAACGTGGACCTGCTCATCATCATGGGCACCTCCCTGCAGGTGCAGCCCTTTGCATCCCTCATCAGCAA GGCACCCCTCTCTACCCCACGCCTGCTCATCAACAAGGAAAAAACTGGTCAG ACTGACCCCTTCCTGGGAATGATGATGGGCCTTGGGGGAGGCATGGACTTTGACTCCAAGAAGGCCTACAG GGATGTGGCCTGGCTGGGTGACTGTGACCAGGGCTGCCTGGCTCTTGCTGACCTCCTCGGATGGAAG AAGGAGCTAGAAGACCTTGTCCGGAAGGAGCATGCCAGCATTGACGCTCAGTCAGGGTTGGGGAGCCCCAACCCCACCACTTCAGCTTCCCCCAGGAagtccccacctgcccccaaggAGGAGGCCAGGACCACGGAGGGGGAGAAACCCCAGTGA
- the SIRT2 gene encoding NAD-dependent protein deacetylase sirtuin-2 isoform X1, which yields MAEPDPSDPLETQAGKVQEAQDSDSDTEGGAAGGEAEMDFLRNLFSQTLGLGTQKERLLDNLTLEGVAHYMLSERCRRVICLVGAGISTSAGIPDFRSPSTGLYANLQKYHLPYPEAIFEIGYFKKHPEPFFALAKELYPGQFKPTLCHYFIRLLKEKGLLRRCYTQNIDTLERVAGLEPEDLVEAHGTFYTSHCISPLCRKEYTLSWMKEKIFSEVTPKCENCQSVVKPDIVFFGENLPARFFSCIQSDFLNVDLLIIMGTSLQVQPFASLISKAPLSTPRLLINKEKTGQTDPFLGMMMGLGGGMDFDSKKAYRDVAWLGDCDQGCLALADLLGWKKELEDLVRKEHASIDAQSGLGSPNPTTSASPRKSPPAPKEEARTTEGEKPQ from the exons ATGGCCGAGCCGGACC cctctgaccctctggagacccaggcagggaAGGTGCAGGAGGCTCAG GACTCAGATTCAGACACTGAGGGAGGAGCAGCTGGTGGAGAAGCAGAGA TGGACTTCCTGCGAAATTTATTCTCCCAGACGTTGGGCCTGGGCACCCAGAAGGAGCGTTTGCTGGACAACCTAACCCTGGAAGGGGTGGCCCACTACATGCTGAGTGAGCGCT GTCGCAGGGTCATCTGTTTGGTGGGAGCTGGAATCTCCACGT ccgcGGGCATCCCTGACTTCCGCTCCCCATCCACCGGCCTCTATGCCAACCTGCAGAAGTACCATCTTCCCTATCCAGAGGCCATCTTTGAGATTGGCTACTTCAAG AAACATCCAGAGCCCTTCTTTGCCCTCGCCAAGGAACTCTATCCTGGGCAATTCAAG CCGACCCTGTGTCACTACTTCATCCGCCTGTTGAAGGAGAAAGGGCTGCTCCGGCGCTGCTATACTCAG aaCATAGACACCCTGGAGCGAGTGGCAGGGCTGGAGCCTGAGGACTTAGTGGAGGCCCATGGCACCTTCTACACGTCGCACTGCATCAGCCCCCTCTGCCGGAAGGAGTATACACTCAGCTGGATGAAAG AGAAGATCTTCTCCGAGGTGACTCCCAAGTGTGAGAACTGTCAGAGCGTGGTGAAGCCTG ATATCGTGTTCTTTGGTGAGAACCTCCCAGCGCGTTTCTTCTCCTGCATTCAGTCA GACTTCCTGAACGTGGACCTGCTCATCATCATGGGCACCTCCCTGCAGGTGCAGCCCTTTGCATCCCTCATCAGCAA GGCACCCCTCTCTACCCCACGCCTGCTCATCAACAAGGAAAAAACTGGTCAG ACTGACCCCTTCCTGGGAATGATGATGGGCCTTGGGGGAGGCATGGACTTTGACTCCAAGAAGGCCTACAG GGATGTGGCCTGGCTGGGTGACTGTGACCAGGGCTGCCTGGCTCTTGCTGACCTCCTCGGATGGAAG AAGGAGCTAGAAGACCTTGTCCGGAAGGAGCATGCCAGCATTGACGCTCAGTCAGGGTTGGGGAGCCCCAACCCCACCACTTCAGCTTCCCCCAGGAagtccccacctgcccccaaggAGGAGGCCAGGACCACGGAGGGGGAGAAACCCCAGTGA